The Acipenser ruthenus chromosome 27, fAciRut3.2 maternal haplotype, whole genome shotgun sequence genome includes a window with the following:
- the LOC117963774 gene encoding draxin-A-like isoform X2 yields the protein MAARPWCPALLLTLLLVGDFALTDSAEPGSRNNKRGSSQQLTGTANYLQSPELWAQQPGHHRRQGGRKDKAREVQQLGRPEDDGPGLEGLTPVRLEQGERESRPSALQDEHHGGEFQGFGLPFHEPDNHPPSAESTLKGRKQHKKHRGKDKARHDKGRLVDPEPGLLFKQVEVFDEPPPSESASPSSPPAPPSFSTSYTTTTTTLVTMATSQEPPAPPPAATRPKKPSQGRVRSDGDVMPTLDMALFDWTDYEDLKPAWPSSRKKDKRRSKNLSSGNETLEGEAEAEPCDHHLDCLPGSCCDLRQHVCKPHNRGLNNKCYDDCMCEEGLRCYAKFHRNRRVTRRRGRCIDPESADNDQGSFMTV from the exons ATGGCTGCTCGTCCCTGGTGCCCAGCCCTGCTCCTCACCTTGCTGCTGGTGGGTGACTTCGCCCTGACGGACAGCGCCGAGCCCGGCTCTAGAAACAACAAGAGGGGCTCCTCCCAGCAGTTGACGGGCACTGCCAACTACCTCCAGAGCCCTGAGCTGTGGGCACAGCAGCCAGGGCACCACCGCAGACAGGGAGGCCGCAAGGACAAGGCCAGAGAGGTGCAGCAGCTGGGCCGTCCCGAGGATGACGGACCGGGCCTGGAGGGGCTGACCCCAGTGAGGCTGgagcagggggagagggagagtcgGCCCTCGGCCCTACAGGACGAGCACCACGGAGGGGAGTTCCAGGGGTTCGGGCTCCCCTTCCACGAGCCAGACAACCACCCGCCCAGTGCAGAGTCCACGCTGAAGGGCAGGAAGCAGCACAAGAAGCACAGGGGCAAGGACAAGGCCAGGCACGACAAAG GGCGCCTTGTGGATCCAGAGCCGGGTTTGCTGTTCAAGCAGGTGGAGGTGTTTGATGAGCCCCCCCCCTCGGAGAGTGCCTCCCCCTCCTCACCCCCTGCACCCCCCTCCTTCAGCACCAgctacaccaccaccaccaccaccctggTGACCATGGCAACGAGCCAGGAACCCCCTGCACCACCCCCCGCCGCTACACGACCAAAG AAACCCTCGCAGGGGCGTGTGAGGTCAGACGGTGATGTCATGCCAACGCTGGACATGGCCCTCTTTGATTGGACGGACTACGAGGACCTCAAACCAGCATGGCCCTCCTCCAGGAAGAAAG ACAAGCGGCGCAGTAAGAACCTCAGCAGCGGGAACGAGACTCTGGAGGGTGAGGCCGAAGCCGAACCATGTGACCACCACCTCGACTGCCTGCCCG GGTCCTGCTGTGACCTCCGCCAGCACGTGTGCAAACCGCACAACCGCGGACTCAACAACAAGTGCTACGATGACTGCATGTGTGAGGAAG GACTCCGGTGTTACGCCAAATTCCACCGGAACAGGAGGGTGACACGGCGACGTGGCCGGTGCATCGATCCCGAGTCTGCCGACAACGACCAGGGCTCCTTCATGACGGTCTGA
- the LOC117962326 gene encoding 4'-phosphopantetheine phosphatase-like, translating into MAACSRIGGGGHSMDKSITLPPDEIFRNLENAKRFAIDIGGSLTKLAYYSTVQHKVAKVRSFDHTGKETEDEPLYEISVQEEITARLHFIKFENAYIETCLDFVKDHLVNTETKVIKATGGGAHKFKDLLEKKLKLKVDKEDEMSCLIKGCNFVLKNIPHEAFVYVKHAEPEFRFQTTHPDIFPYLLINIGSGVSIVKVESEDKFERIGGSSIGGGTFWGLGALLTKTKRFDELLQLASRGQHTSVDMLVKDIYGGAYGSLGLTGDLIASSFGKSATADKEFSKEDMAKSLLHMISNDIGQLACLYAKLHNLSRVYFGGFFIRGHPVTMHTITYSINFFTKGEVQALFLRHEGYLGAIGAFLKGAEEDNPNQYSWGENYAGSSGLMSVSPDMFPMQRTRSGTFDMLEMDRLERQLVNLPLLLDSSSYIPDTMDLTEDAMAREYWLSCFEEALDGVVKRAVASQPDLQDARERAEKFRLKYRHKLQTLRHQPCAYGSLTVRSLLDTREHCLNEFNFPDPYSQIKQRENDLALRYFQKVVRSVEMLNWEDRQFALVKGLLAGNMFDWGAKAVSDVLETDPAFGFDEAKRQLQERPWLVDSYSKWIERLKGPPHKCALFFVDNSGIDIILGVFPLVRELLCRGTEVVLASNSGPALNDVTYNELQILTERIAAMDSVIHSGITKERLILVQSGSSSPCLDLSRLDKGLATLVRERHTDLVVIEGMGRAIHTNYYAVLRCESLKLAVIKNSWLAERLGGKIYSVVFKYEQPSK; encoded by the exons ATGGCGGCGTGTAGTCGGATAGGCGGAGGTGGTCACAGTATGGATAAAAGCATTACACTCCCGCCAGACGAGATCTTTCGCAACCTGGAGAACGCGAAGAGGTTCGCAATAGACATAG ggGGATCTTTGACAAAACTTGCATATTATTCAACAGTTCAACATAAAGTAGCCAAAGTCCGGTCCTTTGACCACACTGGAAAG GAGACGGAGGACGAGCCCCTCTATGAGATCTCGGTGCAGGAGGAGATCACGGCTCGCCTCCACTTCATCAAGTTTGAGAACGCCTACATCGAGACCTGCCTGGACTTCGTCAAAGACCACCTGGTCAACACCGAGACCAAGGTCATCAAAGCCACTGGCGGCGGCGCCCACAAATTCAAAGACCTGCTTGAAAAGAAGCTCAAACTAAA AGTTGACAAGGAGGACGAGATGTCCTGTCTCATTAAAGGCTGTAACTTTGTACTCAAGAACATCCCTCATGAAGCGTTTGTGTACGTGAAGCATGCAGAACCCGAGTTCCGATTCCAGACCACGCACCCGGACATCTTCCCTTACCTGCTCATCAACATCGGCTCGGGAGTCTCCATAGTGAAG GTAGAGTCGGAAGACAAGTTTGAGCGTATTGGTGGCAGTTCCATTGGAGGTGGTACATTTTGGGGTCTAGGAGCTTTACTGACCAAAACCAAG AGGTTTGATGAACTACTGCAGCTCGCCTCCAGAGGGCAGCACACCAGTGTTGACATGCTGGTGAAGGACATCTATGGGGGAGCCTACGGGAGCCTGGGACTGACCGGGGATCTGATAGCGAGCAGCTTCGGCAAGTCTGCCACCGCGGATAAAG AGTTTTCCAAAGAAGATATGGCGAAGAGCTTACTGCACATGATCAGCAATGACATCGGCCAGCTGGCCTGTCTCTACGCTAAACTGCACAACCTGAGCCGAGTTTATTTCGGGGGGTTCTTTATCCGGGGACACCCCGTTACGATGCACACAATCACCTACAGCATCAACTTCTTCACCAAG GGAGAAGTTCAGGCTTTGTTTCTGAGGCATGAAGGCTATCTGGGAGCAATCGGAGCCTTTTTAAAGGGGGCGGAGGAGGACA ATCCTAACCAGTACAGCTGGGGGGAGAACTACGCTGGCAGCTCAGGCCTGATGAGTGTGTCCCCGGACATGTTCCCCATGCAGCGCACCCGCAGTGGAACG ttTGACATGCTGGAGATGGATCGTTTGGAGCGGCAGCTGGTGAACCTGCCCTTGCTGCTCGACTCCTCGTCCTACATTCCTGACACCATGGACCTGACTGAGGATGCCATGGCCCGCGAGTACTGGCTGTCCTGCTTCGAGGAGGCCCTGGACGGG GTTGTGAAACGCGCTGTCGCCAGCCAGCCTGACCTGCAGGACGCCAGGGAGCGAGCTGAGAAATTCCGTCTCAAATACCGACACAAGCTGCAGACGCTGAGGCATCAGCCCTG CGCCTACGGGTCCCTGACAGTAAGAAGCTTGTTAGACACCAGAGAACACTGTCTGAATGAGTTCAACTTTCCAGATCCTTAttcacag ATTAAACAGAGAGAGAATGACCTGGCGCTCAGGTACTTTCAGAAAGTCGTGAGGTCTGTGGAGATGCTGAACTGGGAGGATCGTCAGTTTGCCCTGGTGAAGGGGCTGCTAGCCGGGAATATGTTTGACTGGGGAGCGAAGGCTGTCTCCGA CGTGCTTGAGACTGATCCGGCGTTCGGGTTTGATGAAGCTAAACGACAATTACAAG AACGTCCTTGGCTGGTGGATTCGTACAGCAAGTGGATTGAGAGGTTAAAG GGTCCTCCTCACAAATGTGCCTTGTTTTTCGTAGATAATAGTGGAATAGACATCATTCTGGGAGTGTTTCCCCTTGTCAGGGAGCTTCTTTGCAGGGGCACTGAG GTTGTGTTAGCCAGTAACTCGGGGCCGGCTCTGAATGACGTCACCTATAACGAGCTGCAGATCCTAACGGAGAGGATAGCAGCAATGGACTCAGTCATACA tTCTGGGATCACGAAGGAGAGGTTGATTTTGGTTCAAAGTGGCTCCAGCTCCCCCTGTTTAGATTTGAG CCGCCTGGATAAAGGTTTGGCCACTCTGGTGCGGGAGAGGCACACTGACCTGGTCGTCATCGAGGGAATGGGCCGCGCCATCCACACCAATTACTACGCGGTGCTGCGCTGCGAGAGCCTCAAACTGGCCGTCATCAAGAACTCCTGGCTGGCTGAGCGACTGGGAGGGAAGATCTACAGCGTGGTGTTCAAATACGAGCAGCCCTCCAAATAA
- the LOC117963774 gene encoding draxin-A-like isoform X1 → MVVGRQGLSSTPSERMAARPWCPALLLTLLLVGDFALTDSAEPGSRNNKRGSSQQLTGTANYLQSPELWAQQPGHHRRQGGRKDKAREVQQLGRPEDDGPGLEGLTPVRLEQGERESRPSALQDEHHGGEFQGFGLPFHEPDNHPPSAESTLKGRKQHKKHRGKDKARHDKGRLVDPEPGLLFKQVEVFDEPPPSESASPSSPPAPPSFSTSYTTTTTTLVTMATSQEPPAPPPAATRPKKPSQGRVRSDGDVMPTLDMALFDWTDYEDLKPAWPSSRKKDKRRSKNLSSGNETLEGEAEAEPCDHHLDCLPGSCCDLRQHVCKPHNRGLNNKCYDDCMCEEGLRCYAKFHRNRRVTRRRGRCIDPESADNDQGSFMTV, encoded by the exons ATGGTCGTTGGAAGACAGGGGCTCAGCAG CACCCCTTCGGAGAGGATGGCTGCTCGTCCCTGGTGCCCAGCCCTGCTCCTCACCTTGCTGCTGGTGGGTGACTTCGCCCTGACGGACAGCGCCGAGCCCGGCTCTAGAAACAACAAGAGGGGCTCCTCCCAGCAGTTGACGGGCACTGCCAACTACCTCCAGAGCCCTGAGCTGTGGGCACAGCAGCCAGGGCACCACCGCAGACAGGGAGGCCGCAAGGACAAGGCCAGAGAGGTGCAGCAGCTGGGCCGTCCCGAGGATGACGGACCGGGCCTGGAGGGGCTGACCCCAGTGAGGCTGgagcagggggagagggagagtcgGCCCTCGGCCCTACAGGACGAGCACCACGGAGGGGAGTTCCAGGGGTTCGGGCTCCCCTTCCACGAGCCAGACAACCACCCGCCCAGTGCAGAGTCCACGCTGAAGGGCAGGAAGCAGCACAAGAAGCACAGGGGCAAGGACAAGGCCAGGCACGACAAAG GGCGCCTTGTGGATCCAGAGCCGGGTTTGCTGTTCAAGCAGGTGGAGGTGTTTGATGAGCCCCCCCCCTCGGAGAGTGCCTCCCCCTCCTCACCCCCTGCACCCCCCTCCTTCAGCACCAgctacaccaccaccaccaccaccctggTGACCATGGCAACGAGCCAGGAACCCCCTGCACCACCCCCCGCCGCTACACGACCAAAG AAACCCTCGCAGGGGCGTGTGAGGTCAGACGGTGATGTCATGCCAACGCTGGACATGGCCCTCTTTGATTGGACGGACTACGAGGACCTCAAACCAGCATGGCCCTCCTCCAGGAAGAAAG ACAAGCGGCGCAGTAAGAACCTCAGCAGCGGGAACGAGACTCTGGAGGGTGAGGCCGAAGCCGAACCATGTGACCACCACCTCGACTGCCTGCCCG GGTCCTGCTGTGACCTCCGCCAGCACGTGTGCAAACCGCACAACCGCGGACTCAACAACAAGTGCTACGATGACTGCATGTGTGAGGAAG GACTCCGGTGTTACGCCAAATTCCACCGGAACAGGAGGGTGACACGGCGACGTGGCCGGTGCATCGATCCCGAGTCTGCCGACAACGACCAGGGCTCCTTCATGACGGTCTGA